From Sphingomonas bisphenolicum, one genomic window encodes:
- a CDS encoding excalibur calcium-binding domain-containing protein translates to MTFKKPFRAVPVRPGSYYAAQRRKRRQERFVAQALAGLLICAAVGAGSIYMGNEAPSDDRSAVEQVMTADTVPYTPAPLMSAAELDAQQPGSGSVATVTTPRARPLPAASGWSYRNCAQARAAGAAPLYAGQPGYGPHMDGDGDGIACEPYRWQR, encoded by the coding sequence ATGACTTTTAAGAAGCCCTTCCGCGCCGTACCTGTTCGCCCCGGCAGCTATTACGCAGCCCAGCGCCGCAAGCGTCGGCAGGAGAGGTTTGTGGCGCAAGCTCTGGCAGGATTGTTGATTTGCGCGGCGGTTGGCGCTGGCTCAATCTACATGGGTAATGAAGCCCCCTCCGACGATCGCTCAGCTGTCGAGCAGGTGATGACGGCCGATACCGTGCCGTACACGCCCGCGCCGCTGATGTCCGCCGCCGAGCTTGATGCGCAACAACCGGGGTCAGGCAGCGTTGCGACGGTAACTACGCCCCGCGCCCGGCCACTGCCCGCCGCAAGCGGATGGTCGTACCGCAACTGCGCCCAGGCGCGGGCCGCAGGTGCTGCGCCGCTGTACGCTGGACAGCCAGGATACGGACCCCACATGGACGGCGATGGTGACGGCATCGCGTGCGAGCCTTATCGCTGGCAGCGCTGA